One stretch of Dokdonia sp. Hel_I_53 DNA includes these proteins:
- the efp gene encoding elongation factor P, giving the protein MATTSDIRNGLCINYNHDIYKIVEFLHVKPGKGPAFVRTKMKSVTTGKVLDNTFSAGHKIDEVRVETHKFQFLYNDAEGYHFMNTEDYTQIALQETALDRSDLLKEGEVVTVLINTEDNAPLSVDMPASVILEVTHTEPGVKGNTATNATKPATVETGAEVNVPLFINEGDKIKVETDKGTYKERVKE; this is encoded by the coding sequence ATGGCAACAACATCAGATATACGTAACGGACTTTGTATAAATTATAATCACGACATTTATAAAATTGTTGAATTTTTACACGTAAAACCTGGGAAAGGACCTGCTTTTGTACGTACTAAAATGAAAAGTGTAACTACTGGAAAAGTTTTAGATAACACATTTTCTGCAGGTCACAAAATTGATGAAGTAAGAGTAGAAACTCATAAATTTCAATTTTTGTATAATGATGCAGAGGGATATCATTTTATGAATACAGAGGATTATACGCAAATTGCATTACAAGAAACCGCTCTTGATCGCTCTGATTTGTTAAAAGAAGGAGAAGTAGTTACTGTACTTATCAATACAGAAGATAATGCGCCTCTTTCTGTAGATATGCCAGCTTCTGTCATACTTGAAGTAACACATACAGAACCTGGAGTAAAAGGTAATACTGCTACAAATGCGACAAAGCCAGCTACAGTAGAAACAGGAGCAGAGGTAAACGTACCACTTTTTATAAATGAGGGAGATAAAATTAAAGTAGAAACTGATAAAGGAACCTATAAAGAGCGTGTGAAAGAATAA
- a CDS encoding UDP-3-O-(3-hydroxymyristoyl)glucosamine N-acyltransferase → MKFSKIYTLKEIASIINTTYIGDDSFPVSGMNEIHVVEPGDVVFVDHPKYYDKALQSAATIILINKKVTCPEGKALLISDDPFRDFNKLTDHFNSFISSDKMIADSANIGSGTRIQPNVFVGNNVSIGSDCLIHPNVVLYDNTVIGDNVVIHAGAILGADAFYYKNRPEGFDKLKSGGRVIVKNNVEIGAGATIDKGVTGDTTIGEGSKLDNQVHIGHDTVLGKKVLIAAQTTVAGCVVIEDEVTLWGQVGITSGITIGKKAVISAQSGVSKSLEGGKNYFGSPAGEIRTKYKELAALRQVQEVLEKLKRE, encoded by the coding sequence GTGAAATTTTCAAAAATATATACTCTTAAAGAGATTGCTAGTATAATAAATACTACCTACATAGGTGATGATTCTTTCCCTGTAAGTGGGATGAATGAAATTCATGTGGTAGAGCCAGGAGATGTTGTTTTTGTGGATCATCCTAAATATTATGATAAAGCACTTCAGAGTGCAGCCACAATCATCCTTATAAACAAAAAAGTTACTTGTCCTGAAGGGAAAGCATTACTCATATCTGATGATCCTTTTAGGGATTTTAATAAACTTACAGATCATTTTAATTCTTTTATAAGCTCAGACAAGATGATTGCAGACTCTGCAAACATAGGCAGTGGTACTAGAATCCAGCCTAATGTTTTTGTGGGTAATAATGTCTCTATTGGAAGTGATTGTCTCATTCACCCCAACGTAGTCTTGTACGATAATACGGTTATAGGCGATAACGTTGTAATTCATGCTGGAGCGATATTGGGTGCAGACGCTTTTTATTATAAAAATCGACCAGAAGGATTTGATAAATTAAAATCTGGAGGCCGCGTGATTGTAAAAAACAATGTAGAAATAGGGGCTGGAGCAACAATTGACAAAGGAGTTACTGGTGATACAACGATAGGGGAAGGGTCAAAACTAGACAATCAAGTTCATATAGGGCATGATACAGTTTTGGGCAAAAAAGTACTAATTGCCGCACAGACAACCGTGGCTGGCTGCGTCGTAATTGAAGATGAGGTAACTTTGTGGGGACAAGTAGGCATCACGAGTGGAATTACCATCGGTAAAAAGGCAGTAATATCGGCACAAAGTGGCGTAAGCAAATCACTTGAAGGAGGTAAAAATTATTTTGGATCTCCAGCTGGTGAAATTAGAACAAAATATAAAGAACTGGCAGCATTACGTCAAGTTCAAGAAGTATTAGAAAAACTAAAGAGAGAGTAA